Proteins encoded in a region of the Streptomyces sp. NBC_01298 genome:
- a CDS encoding helix-turn-helix transcriptional regulator, translating to MTGHTTVASPCRIYGRTTELAAVAALSDQLRPRHGGALLLAAEPGLGRSALLAWAAHAFTLGPVLRPRRLPGEPRPYDGMHALLCAAAESRGAAPPRAAFGTVRPAVLPELLRQYVPEEDPLLVCVDDVHLWDAPSRAVLGSAARRPDPARPIGLLLSVAEHRADDPEFAGLPVVRFGPLDDGAAAALLRDLTGGDLDPSVGSELLSEAEGNPAVLTALAQRLTPDQLGGHRPLPRPLLDGGALWATFGGRLAPLPTATRQFLLLAAAAHEPDPDAAGADASLVLRASRKAGLDPAAPDPAEAARLVHHDGDRIAFAGSLLRRTVYSGAPSSRRRAAHALLASVIDADRFRLRHLLHLALAVQGPDAVLAARLVEAAAPGTPTSGMERSAALSRAAELTPHEDARTARLTAAADYARLSGHPRRARRLLAATREGASPDAVQGRTELVRGSMALRDGPVGDAYQALLMAAERLDPSDAEAALEARMEAMDAAWAAGDPVACLAALAEAPALAEAPLPSPPQDPRRDYRAGLRTALDGHLAEAASPLRRVLDRARDDDDPVRLMRAGVAALVLGDIPAACRANARALAVSRSRGLASLTPRILEHLAYAELRAGQHARARSHAQEGLRAAHRAGQRNVAAGQHAILALVASVEGEAAAVAAHAGAAVEIARPHGLLQAVTLAEWASARADLCRGRPFEAAARLGPLTRPGPGRGHFAVRMLALPCFVEAAVLSGASAEARVAVEEFALWTAQGVDPQAPAQLARCRALVAPPDDTADALFALALTRHEAVHGDFERARTQLLYGKWLRRRRRPAEAKNRLRDALVAFEHCGAPAWAEQTRGELRATGDAPAPVPTGGLAVLTPQQLRIARRVAEGATNREVALSLSVSPRTVDHHLRNVFALLGVRSRTELSRLVDRAERSGAQP from the coding sequence GTGACCGGACACACGACTGTGGCAAGTCCTTGCCGGATCTACGGCCGGACGACCGAACTGGCAGCTGTGGCAGCCCTGTCGGATCAGCTCCGGCCCCGACACGGCGGGGCACTGCTGCTCGCGGCGGAGCCCGGCCTGGGCCGCAGCGCTCTTCTCGCCTGGGCCGCCCACGCGTTCACCCTCGGGCCGGTCCTACGCCCCCGACGCCTCCCCGGCGAGCCACGCCCCTACGACGGCATGCACGCACTGCTGTGCGCGGCGGCCGAGAGCAGGGGCGCGGCGCCGCCGCGGGCCGCGTTCGGAACGGTCCGGCCGGCCGTACTGCCCGAACTGCTCAGGCAGTACGTCCCCGAGGAAGATCCGCTGCTCGTCTGCGTGGACGACGTACACCTGTGGGACGCGCCCTCGCGGGCCGTCCTCGGCTCGGCCGCACGACGTCCCGACCCCGCCCGGCCGATCGGACTCCTGCTCTCGGTCGCGGAGCACCGGGCGGACGATCCCGAATTCGCGGGGCTGCCCGTGGTCCGCTTCGGCCCGCTCGACGACGGCGCGGCGGCGGCCCTGCTCCGCGACCTCACCGGTGGGGACCTGGACCCCTCCGTAGGCTCGGAGTTGCTGTCCGAGGCCGAAGGCAACCCGGCCGTCCTGACGGCCCTCGCCCAGCGCCTGACACCGGATCAGCTCGGCGGCCATCGGCCACTGCCCCGCCCACTCCTGGACGGCGGCGCCCTGTGGGCCACCTTCGGCGGCCGCCTCGCCCCGCTGCCGACCGCCACCCGACAGTTCCTGCTGCTGGCGGCGGCCGCGCACGAGCCCGACCCCGACGCGGCCGGGGCGGATGCCTCCCTGGTCCTGCGGGCCTCCCGCAAAGCCGGACTGGACCCGGCCGCGCCGGACCCCGCCGAGGCAGCGAGACTGGTGCACCACGACGGGGACCGCATCGCCTTCGCCGGCTCCCTGCTCCGCCGGACCGTCTACTCCGGCGCGCCGTCCTCGCGGCGGCGGGCCGCCCACGCGCTGCTCGCCTCGGTCATCGACGCCGACCGCTTTCGCCTGCGCCACCTCCTCCACCTCGCCCTGGCCGTGCAAGGACCCGACGCCGTCCTCGCAGCCCGCCTCGTCGAGGCGGCCGCTCCCGGCACGCCGACGTCCGGCATGGAACGCTCGGCCGCCCTGTCCAGGGCCGCCGAGCTCACCCCCCACGAGGACGCCCGTACCGCACGCCTGACCGCCGCGGCGGACTACGCCCGCCTGTCGGGACATCCCCGCAGGGCGCGCCGGCTGCTGGCGGCCACCCGGGAGGGCGCGTCCCCCGACGCGGTGCAGGGCCGCACGGAACTCGTGCGGGGGAGCATGGCCCTGCGGGACGGGCCGGTCGGCGACGCCTATCAGGCGCTGCTCATGGCCGCGGAGCGCCTCGACCCGTCCGACGCGGAGGCGGCCCTGGAGGCCAGGATGGAGGCGATGGACGCGGCGTGGGCCGCGGGCGACCCCGTGGCCTGCCTCGCCGCTCTCGCCGAGGCGCCGGCCCTCGCCGAGGCCCCGCTCCCCTCTCCCCCACAGGACCCGAGGCGCGACTACCGGGCGGGACTGCGTACGGCCCTCGACGGGCACCTGGCCGAGGCCGCGTCGCCCCTGCGTCGGGTCCTCGACCGCGCCCGGGACGACGACGACCCCGTACGCCTGATGCGGGCCGGGGTGGCCGCGCTGGTGCTCGGCGACATCCCGGCGGCGTGCCGGGCCAACGCGCGGGCCCTCGCCGTGTCCCGGTCCCGGGGACTGGCCTCCCTCACCCCGCGGATCCTCGAACACCTCGCGTACGCCGAACTGCGGGCCGGCCAGCACGCACGGGCCAGGAGCCACGCACAGGAGGGTCTGCGCGCCGCCCACCGGGCCGGGCAGCGCAACGTGGCCGCCGGCCAGCACGCGATCCTGGCCCTGGTCGCCTCGGTCGAGGGCGAAGCGGCGGCGGTCGCCGCGCACGCGGGCGCCGCGGTGGAGATCGCCCGCCCGCACGGACTGCTCCAGGCGGTCACGCTGGCCGAATGGGCCTCGGCGCGCGCGGACCTGTGCCGCGGCCGGCCCTTCGAGGCCGCCGCCCGGCTCGGCCCGCTGACCCGGCCGGGGCCCGGGCGCGGCCACTTCGCCGTCCGCATGCTCGCCCTGCCCTGCTTCGTCGAGGCGGCCGTCCTGTCCGGGGCTTCGGCGGAGGCGAGGGTGGCCGTCGAGGAGTTCGCCCTGTGGACCGCCCAGGGCGTCGACCCACAGGCACCGGCGCAGCTGGCCCGGTGCCGCGCACTGGTCGCCCCGCCGGACGACACCGCCGACGCCCTCTTCGCCCTGGCGCTGACCCGGCACGAGGCGGTGCACGGCGACTTCGAGCGGGCCCGTACCCAACTGCTGTACGGGAAGTGGCTGCGGCGCCGGCGCCGTCCGGCCGAGGCGAAGAACCGGCTGCGGGACGCACTGGTCGCCTTCGAGCACTGCGGGGCCCCCGCCTGGGCCGAGCAGACCCGCGGCGAACTGCGGGCGACCGGTGACGCACCGGCCCCGGTGCCCACGGGTGGGCTGGCCGTCCTGACCCCGCAGCAGCTGCGCATCGCGCGCCGCGTCGCCGAGGGCGCCACCAACCGCGAGGTGGCGCTGAGCCTCTCCGTCAGCCCGCGCACCGTGGACCATCACCTGCGCAACGTCTTCGCCCTGCTCGGAGTGCGCTCCCGGACCGAGCTCTCACGACTGGTGGACCGGGCGGAGCGGAGCGGAGCACAGCCCTGA
- a CDS encoding ABC transporter ATP-binding protein yields MNANDSPPPLTVTDVTVRFAGLTALDSVSFTVEPGSVHAVIGPNGAGKSTCFNVLSGVYRATGGSVRFGAAELTGLAPHAVAALGIARTFQNLALPPHTTVADSLLLGRHRLMRTGFLAAGLRLPAAAREDRRHRERVREIAEFVGLEGDLAAPAGSLPYGKQKLVELARALCMEPRLLLLDEPVAGMTADERQRTAAVIAGVRNGLGISIVLVEHDMGVVMRLADAVTVLDFGRRIGGGTPAQVQNDPAVVRAYLGEEEPAA; encoded by the coding sequence ATGAACGCGAACGACTCCCCGCCGCCGCTCACCGTCACCGACGTAACCGTCCGATTCGCCGGCCTGACCGCGCTCGACTCGGTCTCCTTCACGGTGGAGCCCGGCAGTGTGCACGCCGTCATCGGACCCAACGGAGCGGGCAAGTCCACCTGCTTCAACGTGCTCTCCGGGGTCTACCGGGCCACCGGCGGATCCGTCCGCTTCGGCGCCGCCGAGCTCACCGGCCTCGCCCCGCACGCGGTCGCGGCCCTCGGCATCGCCCGCACCTTCCAGAACCTGGCGCTGCCCCCGCACACCACCGTCGCCGACAGCCTCCTGCTGGGGCGCCACCGGCTGATGCGGACCGGCTTCCTGGCCGCCGGACTGCGGCTGCCGGCCGCGGCGCGCGAGGACCGCCGGCACCGCGAACGGGTCCGGGAAATCGCCGAGTTCGTCGGCCTGGAGGGCGACCTCGCGGCGCCCGCCGGCTCCCTCCCGTACGGAAAGCAGAAACTCGTCGAACTGGCCCGGGCCCTGTGCATGGAACCCCGGCTGCTGCTCCTCGACGAACCCGTCGCCGGCATGACCGCCGACGAGAGGCAGCGCACGGCCGCCGTCATCGCGGGCGTCCGGAACGGCCTCGGCATCTCGATCGTGCTGGTCGAACACGACATGGGGGTGGTGATGCGGCTCGCGGACGCGGTGACCGTACTCGACTTCGGCAGGCGCATCGGCGGCGGGACTCCCGCGCAGGTGCAGAACGATCCCGCGG
- a CDS encoding ABC transporter ATP-binding protein, whose product MGSLQVRELSVGYGPVRALRSVSLDVPAGAVVVVLGGNGAGKSTLLRAVSRTLGFHRGAATGGSIAFDGRPLDGLTPDRVVAAGVVQVPEGRKVFTRMTVADNLRAGALGGRAGSRADTARSLARVHELFPVLAQRARQRAGLLSGGEQQMLALGRALMARPRLLLLDEPTLGLAPKMAATIAETITEINASGASVLLVEQNAALALRLSSHAYVLEVGEVTLDGPAAELAASDEVRRRYLGITDEAAPDPAGAGTRRELRRWTA is encoded by the coding sequence GTGGGTTCGCTACAAGTGCGCGAGCTGTCCGTCGGCTACGGGCCGGTCCGGGCACTGCGCTCCGTATCGCTCGACGTGCCCGCCGGCGCGGTGGTCGTCGTACTCGGAGGGAACGGCGCCGGGAAGTCCACGCTGCTGCGCGCGGTGTCCCGGACGCTCGGGTTCCACCGGGGAGCCGCCACGGGCGGGAGCATCGCCTTCGACGGCCGGCCGCTGGACGGGCTCACCCCGGACCGGGTCGTCGCCGCCGGAGTGGTGCAAGTGCCCGAGGGGCGCAAGGTGTTCACCCGGATGACCGTCGCGGACAACCTGCGCGCCGGGGCCCTGGGCGGTCGCGCGGGATCCCGCGCCGACACGGCCCGCTCCCTGGCCCGGGTGCACGAGCTGTTCCCCGTACTGGCCCAGCGGGCCCGGCAGCGCGCCGGACTGCTGTCCGGCGGCGAACAGCAGATGCTGGCCCTGGGCCGGGCCCTGATGGCGCGCCCGCGCCTGCTGCTGCTCGACGAGCCCACCCTCGGGCTCGCGCCCAAGATGGCCGCCACCATCGCCGAGACCATCACCGAGATCAACGCCTCCGGCGCCTCGGTCCTCCTCGTCGAGCAGAACGCCGCCCTGGCGCTGCGGCTGTCCTCCCACGCCTACGTCCTGGAGGTCGGCGAGGTCACCCTCGACGGCCCGGCCGCCGAACTGGCCGCCTCGGACGAGGTACGGCGCCGCTACCTCGGCATCACCGACGAGGCCGCGCCCGACCCGGCCGGCGCCGGGACCCGGCGGGAACTGCGCAGGTGGACGGCATGA
- the bdeA gene encoding bis(hydroxyethyl) terephthalate hydrolase: protein MSALAALVTIGAIATFTASGAQAAANPYERGPAPTNSSIEALRGSYAVSQTNVSSLGVTGFGGGTIYYPTSTADGTFGAVVISPGFTAYQSSIAWLGPRLASQGFIVMTIDTLTTLDQPDSRGRQLLSALDYLTERSTVRTRIDSSRLGVMGHSMGGGGTLEAAKSRPSLQAAIALTGWNTDKSWPEIKTPTLIVGADGDTVAPVATHSEPFYTSLPSSLDKAYLELNNATHFTPNSADTTIAKYSISWLKRFIDNDNRFEQFLCPVPSPSLTIEEYRGNCPHTS from the coding sequence GTGTCCGCGCTGGCGGCGCTCGTGACGATCGGCGCGATCGCCACGTTCACCGCGTCCGGGGCGCAGGCCGCGGCCAACCCGTACGAGCGGGGCCCGGCCCCGACCAACTCGAGCATCGAGGCCCTCCGCGGCTCCTACGCGGTGTCGCAGACCAACGTCTCCTCCCTGGGGGTCACCGGCTTCGGCGGCGGCACCATCTACTACCCGACGTCCACCGCGGACGGGACCTTCGGCGCCGTGGTGATCTCACCCGGCTTCACCGCCTACCAGTCGTCCATCGCCTGGCTCGGCCCGCGACTGGCCTCCCAGGGCTTCATCGTCATGACCATCGACACGCTCACCACCCTCGACCAGCCCGACAGCAGGGGACGTCAACTGCTCTCCGCCCTGGACTACCTGACGGAGCGCAGCACCGTCCGCACGAGGATCGACAGCAGCCGGCTCGGTGTGATGGGCCACTCCATGGGTGGCGGCGGCACGCTGGAGGCCGCCAAGAGCCGGCCTTCGCTGCAGGCGGCGATCGCGCTCACCGGCTGGAACACCGACAAGTCCTGGCCCGAGATCAAGACCCCGACCCTGATCGTGGGGGCCGATGGCGACACGGTCGCACCGGTCGCCACGCACTCCGAGCCCTTCTACACGAGCCTGCCCAGCTCGCTCGACAAGGCGTACCTGGAACTCAACAACGCCACGCACTTCACCCCGAACAGCGCGGACACCACGATCGCGAAGTACAGCATTTCGTGGCTGAAGCGGTTCATCGACAACGACAACCGCTTCGAGCAGTTCCTCTGCCCAGTGCCGAGCCCGAGCCTGACCATCGAGGAGTACCGGGGCAACTGCCCCCACACCTCCTGA
- the bla gene encoding class A beta-lactamase, which yields MNNTGKSPSRRTLLALGAGAALAASLPAGGGAFAASGSGSGAVARRLAELERDHSARLGVYARDTATGRTVAYRAQERFPLCSVFKTLAVAAVLRDLDRDGEFLAKRVRYTAQETTASGHAPITGLPENLARGMTIGELSDATIRFSDNAAANLLLRELGGPAAVTRFARSTGDTSTRLDRWEPELNSAEPGRVTDTTTPYAIGRTYERLTLGTALGAADRRRLTGWLLGNTTGGERLRAGLPGGWTVADKTGAGSYGTNNDVAIAWPPGRAPLVIAVLTTKPDPGAAPDNPLIARTAALLAAALTGN from the coding sequence GTGAACAACACAGGGAAGAGCCCGTCCCGACGCACCCTGCTGGCCCTCGGAGCCGGAGCGGCGCTGGCGGCCTCGCTGCCGGCGGGCGGCGGCGCGTTCGCCGCGAGCGGCTCCGGCAGCGGCGCCGTGGCGCGCCGGCTGGCGGAGCTGGAGCGGGATCACTCCGCCCGCCTGGGCGTGTACGCCCGCGACACCGCCACCGGCCGCACCGTGGCCTACCGGGCACAGGAGCGCTTCCCGCTCTGCTCGGTCTTCAAGACCCTGGCCGTGGCCGCCGTACTGCGCGACCTCGACCGGGACGGGGAGTTCCTGGCCAAGCGCGTCCGCTACACCGCCCAGGAGACGACCGCGTCCGGGCACGCGCCGATCACGGGCCTGCCGGAGAACCTCGCCCGCGGGATGACGATCGGGGAGCTGAGCGATGCCACGATCCGCTTCAGCGACAACGCCGCCGCCAACCTCCTGCTGCGCGAGCTCGGCGGTCCCGCCGCCGTCACCCGCTTCGCCCGCTCCACCGGGGACACGAGCACCCGCCTGGACCGCTGGGAACCGGAGCTGAACAGCGCCGAGCCCGGGCGGGTCACCGACACCACCACCCCGTACGCCATCGGGCGGACCTACGAACGGCTCACCCTCGGGACCGCCCTCGGGGCGGCGGACCGGCGGCGGCTCACCGGCTGGCTGCTCGGCAACACCACGGGCGGCGAGCGGCTGCGGGCCGGGCTGCCGGGGGGCTGGACCGTGGCGGACAAGACGGGCGCGGGCTCCTACGGGACCAACAATGACGTGGCCATCGCCTGGCCCCCCGGCCGGGCACCCCTCGTCATCGCCGTCCTGACGACCAAGCCCGATCCCGGCGCCGCGCCCGACAACCCCCTCATCGCCCGGACCGCCGCGCTCCTCGCCGCCGCGCTGACCGGGAACTGA
- a CDS encoding PucR family transcriptional regulator: MGGRGRRTRTEQEWSVLVSAADVLIADIPGLTDQLIRDLAKHSPLFDLAVPRDEHWQQVSEAMHYGIEAFAASRSVPRKDLAYAEELGRRRAEQGLPLDLLLYAYRRAGRLTWDALLDIVTEKEPEALPVLARAAGAMWAGIEQQAAATAEAYRTAEVEMRRRSDERAQALLDALLEGDTAPALAAQVALALDLPEQGRYAVVVLPADRADAVHRVVAAGGMRLFWRMRTERELAVVALGDSSPADLAAELADRCPGPGGISPVVDGLAELGRARRLAETALRTCGPDERVLVRLADRLPTALVVRQPELSAELVQAVLGPLLDLDPADRAMLLETLDAWLSAEGSAGRAASRLYCHRNTVFNRLRRLEHLTSKSLSRPRDLIALTLARDAYRLSGG; this comes from the coding sequence ATGGGTGGACGTGGACGCAGAACGCGCACGGAACAGGAGTGGTCGGTCCTGGTGTCGGCGGCGGACGTACTGATCGCCGACATCCCCGGACTCACCGACCAGCTCATCAGGGACCTGGCGAAGCACTCGCCGCTGTTCGACCTGGCCGTGCCGCGGGACGAACACTGGCAACAGGTCAGCGAGGCGATGCACTACGGGATCGAGGCCTTCGCCGCATCCCGGTCCGTCCCGCGCAAGGACCTCGCGTACGCGGAGGAACTGGGCCGGCGCCGGGCCGAACAGGGGCTCCCGCTGGACCTGTTGCTCTACGCGTACCGCAGGGCGGGCCGGCTCACCTGGGACGCGCTGCTGGACATCGTCACCGAGAAGGAGCCTGAGGCGCTGCCCGTCCTGGCCCGGGCGGCCGGGGCGATGTGGGCGGGGATCGAACAGCAGGCGGCGGCGACCGCGGAGGCGTACCGCACCGCGGAGGTGGAGATGCGCCGGCGCAGCGACGAGCGGGCCCAGGCCCTGCTGGACGCCCTGCTGGAGGGGGACACAGCGCCGGCCCTGGCGGCCCAGGTGGCGCTGGCCCTGGACCTGCCGGAGCAGGGGCGGTACGCGGTGGTGGTGCTCCCGGCCGACCGGGCCGACGCGGTGCACCGGGTGGTGGCGGCGGGCGGGATGCGGCTGTTCTGGCGGATGCGCACGGAGCGGGAGCTGGCCGTGGTGGCGCTGGGCGACTCCTCCCCGGCCGATCTCGCGGCGGAACTCGCGGACCGCTGCCCGGGGCCGGGCGGCATCAGCCCGGTGGTGGACGGGCTGGCCGAACTGGGCCGGGCCCGGCGGCTGGCGGAGACCGCGCTGCGGACCTGCGGTCCGGACGAACGGGTCCTGGTGCGGCTGGCCGACCGGCTGCCCACGGCCCTGGTGGTGCGCCAGCCCGAGCTGTCGGCGGAGCTGGTCCAGGCGGTGCTCGGGCCCCTGCTGGACCTGGACCCGGCGGACCGGGCGATGCTCCTGGAGACCCTCGACGCCTGGCTGTCGGCGGAGGGTTCGGCGGGCCGCGCGGCGAGCCGGCTGTACTGCCACCGCAACACGGTCTTCAACCGGCTGCGCCGGCTGGAACACCTGACGTCGAAGTCGCTCTCCCGGCCCCGGGACCTGATCGCGCTGACCCTGGCGCGGGACGCGTACCGGCTGTCGGGCGGCTGA
- a CDS encoding D-hexose-6-phosphate mutarotase, with translation MDQIFEKFRTLPVEEQLSPALTRRRYADFPVLVVDHPRAGQACVSLQGGQLVTWRPAAARSDDPGVLWSADPDLWRRGTAVRGGVPLCWPWFGPNGPAGSPSHGFARTSDWELTAWEDDADRVVVECTLRPSPATRAVWPEEFVLVARYTLTDTCLIEIEDRGDHTATAALHTYVRIGDLGRAHLAGLGPEHTDGLTRRHYEDEDGTLTPVDHVERFQTAPAPVTTVRDEVLGRIVALTHHDHSDVVVWNPGAELARGMADVAPREHLRFLCAETARVGRPLVAREGRPGRLAVELRMTEH, from the coding sequence ATGGATCAGATCTTCGAGAAGTTCCGGACCCTGCCCGTCGAGGAGCAGCTCTCCCCGGCCCTCACCCGCCGCAGGTACGCGGACTTCCCCGTTCTCGTCGTGGACCACCCGCGCGCCGGACAGGCGTGCGTGAGCCTCCAGGGCGGACAACTGGTCACCTGGCGACCTGCCGCCGCCCGTTCCGACGACCCGGGCGTGCTGTGGTCCGCCGACCCGGACCTGTGGCGGCGCGGAACGGCCGTGCGCGGCGGCGTCCCGCTGTGCTGGCCGTGGTTCGGCCCGAACGGCCCCGCCGGCTCGCCCTCGCACGGGTTCGCGCGGACCAGCGACTGGGAGCTGACGGCATGGGAGGACGACGCCGACCGGGTCGTCGTGGAATGCACGCTGCGTCCCTCGCCGGCGACCCGCGCCGTGTGGCCCGAGGAGTTCGTCCTCGTGGCGCGGTACACCCTGACCGACACCTGCCTCATCGAGATCGAGGACCGCGGCGACCACACCGCCACCGCCGCGCTCCACACCTACGTACGCATCGGCGACCTCGGCCGGGCCCACCTCGCGGGCCTCGGCCCCGAACACACCGACGGGCTCACCCGGCGCCACTACGAGGACGAGGACGGCACGCTGACCCCCGTGGACCACGTCGAGCGGTTCCAGACCGCGCCGGCGCCCGTCACGACGGTGCGCGACGAGGTACTGGGAAGGATCGTCGCCCTCACCCACCACGACCACAGCGACGTGGTGGTCTGGAACCCGGGCGCGGAACTCGCCCGGGGCATGGCCGACGTCGCGCCGCGGGAACACCTGCGCTTCCTGTGCGCGGAGACCGCCCGGGTGGGCCGCCCGCTGGTGGCGCGAGAGGGGCGGCCGGGCCGGCTGGCGGTGGAGCTTCGGATGACGGAGCACTGA
- a CDS encoding transglycosylase SLT domain-containing protein, producing the protein MSNVVIRRIAASKKTLAGTVLALGVAGSMLAAVPAQASPMSAKAIAQQMIKDPAQFAAFNNIVSRESGWDHTATNSSSGAYGLVQALPASKMASAGSDWKTNPATQIKWGLDYMNSRYGSPAGAWTFWQNHHWY; encoded by the coding sequence GTGTCCAACGTCGTCATCCGCCGCATCGCCGCTTCGAAGAAGACCCTCGCGGGTACCGTCCTCGCCCTGGGTGTCGCCGGTTCCATGCTGGCCGCGGTTCCCGCGCAGGCCTCCCCGATGAGTGCCAAGGCGATCGCCCAGCAGATGATCAAGGACCCGGCTCAGTTCGCGGCGTTCAACAACATCGTTTCCCGTGAGAGCGGCTGGGACCACACCGCCACGAACTCCTCCTCGGGCGCCTACGGCCTGGTCCAGGCCCTGCCGGCCTCGAAGATGGCCTCGGCGGGCTCGGACTGGAAGACCAACCCGGCCACCCAGATCAAGTGGGGCCTGGACTACATGAACTCCCGCTACGGCAGCCCCGCCGGCGCCTGGACCTTCTGGCAGAACCACCACTGGTACTAA